A section of the Streptomyces sp. NBC_01363 genome encodes:
- a CDS encoding DUF4153 domain-containing protein — MLSALLLGDGLGLNALIVAVPATLGAFFAARTAGRRLRPWTAFWAVGGLALLAVPALRDAGWPVFLAVVSAVALGSLALHGSRSWLGVFLGSLGLFSSIADGLAWGGRGVRARMTGSRRRLGAVLRSVAVAVVLLIVFGALFASADAAFADVLGSLMPDVSVSGSPWRFLLFVVGLVGALAAAYAAAAPVRWDGITVRRGKARGRLEWALPLIVLNMLFAVFIAVQLTVLLGGYDKVMAETDLNYSEYARQGFWQLLWATLLTLLVIALALRWAPRGRGRDRTLVRTVLGVLCLLTLIVVASALRRMDLYVDAYGLTRLRISVAAVELWLGVVLVLIMAAGVFGARLLPRAVAASAAVGVLAFGLISPDGLIAEQNVQRYRDDHSIDIAYLRGLSADAVPALDTLPEPLRSCALRDIERSLRSDDAPWYATSWGEARARDILRKRSPDDPTQSCDGSRTGVGGSDRDGDESDPYDPY; from the coding sequence GGGGCCTTCTTCGCCGCGCGGACAGCCGGCCGTCGCCTCCGCCCGTGGACGGCCTTCTGGGCGGTCGGCGGACTGGCGCTCCTCGCCGTCCCTGCCCTTCGGGACGCCGGATGGCCCGTCTTCCTGGCCGTCGTGTCGGCTGTCGCGCTCGGTTCGCTCGCCCTGCACGGCAGTCGCAGCTGGCTCGGGGTGTTCCTGGGGTCGCTGGGCCTGTTCAGCTCCATCGCCGACGGTCTCGCCTGGGGCGGGCGGGGCGTGCGGGCGCGGATGACGGGTTCCCGCAGGCGGTTGGGGGCCGTTCTCCGCAGCGTCGCGGTGGCGGTCGTCCTGCTCATCGTGTTCGGGGCGCTGTTCGCGAGCGCCGATGCCGCCTTCGCCGACGTGCTCGGCAGCCTGATGCCCGACGTGTCGGTGAGCGGCAGCCCGTGGCGGTTCCTCCTCTTCGTGGTCGGCCTGGTCGGTGCGCTCGCCGCCGCGTACGCCGCAGCCGCTCCGGTGCGCTGGGACGGCATCACCGTCCGTCGGGGAAAGGCACGCGGGCGACTGGAGTGGGCCCTTCCGCTCATCGTGCTGAACATGCTGTTCGCCGTCTTCATCGCCGTCCAGCTCACCGTGCTGCTCGGTGGATACGACAAGGTGATGGCCGAGACCGATCTCAACTACTCCGAGTACGCCCGGCAGGGCTTCTGGCAGCTTCTCTGGGCCACCCTGCTCACGTTGCTGGTGATCGCACTCGCCCTGCGCTGGGCACCTCGCGGGCGGGGGCGCGACCGCACTCTCGTCCGGACCGTGCTCGGCGTGCTGTGCCTGCTCACCCTGATCGTCGTGGCCTCCGCATTGCGGCGGATGGACCTCTACGTCGACGCCTACGGTCTGACCCGGCTGCGGATATCCGTGGCCGCGGTGGAACTCTGGCTGGGCGTGGTGCTCGTCCTGATCATGGCCGCCGGGGTGTTCGGTGCCCGCCTGCTCCCGCGTGCCGTCGCCGCGAGCGCGGCCGTCGGCGTCCTGGCGTTTGGACTGATCTCGCCCGACGGGTTGATCGCGGAGCAGAACGTCCAGCGGTACCGCGATGATCATTCGATCGACATCGCCTACCTCCGAGGCCTCTCGGCCGACGCCGTACCGGCCCTGGACACACTGCCCGAGCCGCTGCGCTCCTGCGCCCTCAGGGACATCGAACGGTCGCTGCGCTCCGACGACGCTCCCTGGTACGCCACCAGCTGGGGCGAGGCACGGGCCCGGGACATCCTGAGAAAGCGGAGTCCGGACGATCCGACGCAGTCCTGCGACGGATCGCGTACGGGTGTCGGGGGCAGTGATCGCGACGGCGACGAGAGCGATCCGTACGACCCGTACTGA
- a CDS encoding RNA polymerase sigma factor, producing MSASTSRTLPPEIAESESVMALIERGKADGQIAGDDVRRAFEADQIPPTQWKNVLRSLNQILEEEGVTLMVSAAEPSKRARKSVAAKSPVKRTATKTVAAKTTVTRTVAATAAPSAETVDVVADDAAAAGPAKKAAAKKTAAKKTAVKKTAAKKTATKKSGKQDDELLDGDEAAEEVKAGKGEEEEGEGENKGFVLSDDDEDDAPAQQVAVAGATADPVKDYLKQIGKVPLLNAEQEVELAKRIEAGLFAEDKLANSDKLAPKLKRELEIIAEDGRRAKNHLLEANLRLVVSLAKRYTGRGMLFLDLIQEGNLGLIRAVEKFDYTKGYKFSTYATWWIRQAITRAMADQARTIRIPVHMVEVINKLARVQRQMLQDLGREPTPEELAKELDMTPEKVIEVQKYGREPISLHTPLGEDGDSEFGDLIEDSEAVVPADAVSFTLLQEQLHSVLDTLSEREAGVVSMRFGLTDGQPKTLDEIGKVYGVTRERIRQIESKTMSKLRHPSRSQVLRDYLD from the coding sequence GTGTCGGCCAGCACATCCCGTACGCTCCCGCCGGAGATCGCCGAGTCCGAGTCTGTGATGGCGCTCATCGAGCGGGGGAAGGCTGATGGGCAGATCGCCGGCGATGACGTGCGTCGGGCCTTCGAGGCTGACCAGATTCCGCCAACCCAGTGGAAGAATGTTCTGCGCAGCCTCAACCAGATCCTCGAGGAAGAGGGTGTGACGCTGATGGTCAGTGCCGCGGAGCCGTCCAAACGTGCCCGCAAGAGCGTCGCAGCAAAGAGCCCGGTCAAGCGCACCGCCACCAAGACTGTCGCGGCCAAGACAACCGTGACCAGGACGGTCGCGGCCACTGCCGCCCCGTCGGCAGAGACCGTGGACGTGGTGGCTGACGACGCTGCCGCGGCCGGCCCTGCGAAGAAGGCAGCAGCCAAGAAGACGGCTGCCAAGAAGACCGCCGTGAAGAAGACGGCGGCCAAGAAGACAGCAACGAAGAAGTCCGGAAAGCAGGACGACGAGCTCCTCGACGGCGACGAGGCGGCCGAGGAAGTAAAGGCCGGCAAGGGCGAGGAAGAGGAGGGCGAGGGCGAGAACAAGGGCTTCGTCCTCTCCGACGACGACGAGGACGACGCACCTGCGCAGCAGGTCGCCGTCGCCGGCGCCACCGCCGACCCGGTCAAGGACTACCTGAAGCAGATCGGCAAGGTTCCTCTCCTCAATGCCGAGCAGGAGGTCGAGCTCGCCAAGCGGATCGAGGCCGGTCTGTTCGCCGAGGACAAGCTGGCGAACTCCGACAAGCTCGCTCCGAAGCTCAAGCGCGAGCTGGAGATCATCGCCGAGGACGGCCGCCGCGCCAAGAACCACCTGCTGGAGGCCAACCTCCGTCTCGTGGTGTCGCTGGCCAAGCGCTACACGGGCCGCGGCATGCTCTTCCTGGACCTCATCCAGGAAGGCAACCTCGGTCTGATCCGCGCGGTCGAGAAGTTCGACTACACCAAGGGCTACAAGTTCTCCACGTACGCCACCTGGTGGATCCGTCAGGCGATCACCCGCGCCATGGCCGACCAGGCCCGCACCATCCGTATCCCGGTGCACATGGTCGAGGTCATCAACAAGCTCGCCCGTGTGCAGCGTCAGATGCTCCAGGACCTGGGCCGTGAGCCCACGCCGGAGGAGCTGGCCAAGGAACTCGACATGACCCCCGAGAAGGTCATCGAGGTCCAGAAGTACGGTCGTGAGCCGATCTCCCTCCACACCCCGCTGGGTGAGGACGGGGACAGCGAGTTCGGCGACCTGATCGAGGACTCCGAGGCGGTCGTCCCGGCCGACGCGGTCAGCTTCACGCTCCTCCAGGAGCAGCTGCACTCGGTGCTCGACACGCTCTCCGAGCGTGAGGCGGGCGTGGTCTCGATGCGCTTCGGGCTCACCGACGGCCAGCCGAAGACCCTGGACGAGATCGGCAAGGTCTACGGCGTGACGCGTGAGCGCATCCGTCAGATCGAGTCGAAGACCATGTCGAAGCTGCGTCACCCGTCGCGTTCGCAGGTGCTGCGCGACTACCTCGACTAG
- a CDS encoding ribonuclease HII, which translates to MPYEPPTHTVERSLRATTGAKTVAGVDEVGRGAWAGPVTVCAAVTGLRRPPAGLTDSKLISPKRRAELAPLLERWVTAFGLGDASPREIDELGMTAALRLAAVRALEALPVRPDAVILDGKHDYLGQPWRVRTVIKGDQSCIAVAAASVIAKVRRDTMMAELGADSGEYADFAFGANAGYPSPVHRAALEEWGPTPHHRLSWSYLDALPRWQHLKKVRFSAEAAALESGGQLGFDF; encoded by the coding sequence ATGCCGTACGAACCACCCACGCACACCGTCGAGCGCTCGCTGCGCGCTACCACTGGTGCCAAGACCGTCGCCGGTGTCGACGAGGTCGGTCGTGGAGCGTGGGCGGGACCGGTCACCGTGTGCGCGGCCGTCACCGGCCTCCGCAGACCTCCCGCCGGACTCACCGACTCCAAGCTGATCAGCCCCAAGCGCCGTGCGGAGCTGGCGCCGTTGCTGGAGCGTTGGGTCACCGCGTTCGGTCTCGGCGATGCCTCTCCGCGGGAGATCGACGAGCTCGGGATGACGGCAGCGCTGCGTCTCGCCGCCGTACGCGCCCTCGAAGCCCTGCCGGTGCGGCCGGACGCGGTGATCCTCGACGGCAAGCACGACTACCTGGGACAGCCCTGGCGGGTCCGCACCGTGATCAAGGGCGATCAGTCCTGTATCGCGGTCGCGGCCGCCTCGGTGATCGCGAAGGTCCGCCGGGACACGATGATGGCCGAACTGGGCGCGGATTCCGGCGAGTACGCCGATTTCGCCTTCGGGGCCAACGCCGGATACCCGTCGCCTGTACACAGGGCCGCGCTGGAGGAGTGGGGGCCGACACCCCATCACCGGCTTTCGTGGTCCTATCTCGACGCGCTGCCCAGGTGGCAGCACCTCAAGAAGGTCCGCTTCTCCGCCGAGGCGGCTGCACTGGAAAGCGGGGGCCAGCTCGGCTTCGATTTCTGA
- a CDS encoding NUDIX hydrolase → MPPYDPSTFPPFAVTVDLVVLTVRRHALCALVVRRGEPPFQGRWALPGGFVKADEDLGAAAARELVEETGLCAQDPAAPAIGNGAHLEQLATYGDPARDPRMRVVSVAHLALAPDLPAPRAGGDANSARWAPVDDLLGAEGSFGHEGENQAPLAFDHAQILADGVERARSKIEYSSLATAFCPPAFTVGELRRVYEAVWGVVLDPRNFHRKVTGTPGFLVPTGGTTTRQGGRPAQLFRAGAATVLNPPMLRPEV, encoded by the coding sequence ATGCCGCCCTACGACCCGTCGACCTTCCCGCCCTTCGCTGTCACCGTCGACCTGGTCGTGCTCACGGTGCGCCGCCACGCGCTCTGCGCGCTGGTGGTACGCCGTGGTGAGCCACCGTTCCAGGGACGATGGGCGCTGCCCGGCGGGTTCGTCAAAGCCGATGAGGATCTTGGAGCCGCAGCAGCGCGCGAACTCGTCGAGGAGACCGGCCTGTGCGCCCAGGACCCGGCAGCTCCGGCGATCGGGAACGGCGCCCACCTCGAACAGCTCGCCACTTACGGCGACCCCGCTCGTGACCCCCGGATGCGAGTCGTCAGCGTCGCCCATCTCGCCCTGGCCCCCGATCTGCCGGCCCCACGGGCGGGCGGCGATGCGAACAGCGCGCGATGGGCACCTGTCGACGATCTGCTCGGGGCGGAGGGGAGCTTCGGGCACGAGGGCGAGAACCAGGCCCCGCTGGCCTTCGACCATGCGCAGATCCTTGCCGACGGTGTCGAACGCGCCCGCTCCAAGATCGAATACTCCTCCCTGGCCACCGCCTTCTGTCCGCCGGCGTTCACGGTGGGTGAGCTCCGGAGGGTGTACGAGGCGGTGTGGGGGGTGGTCCTCGACCCGCGGAACTTCCATCGCAAGGTGACGGGCACCCCCGGCTTCCTGGTGCCCACCGGCGGGACGACCACTCGCCAGGGCGGACGCCCGGCCCAGCTCTTCCGGGCCGGCGCGGCCACCGTGCTCAACCCTCCGATGCTGAGGCCGGAAGTCTGA
- a CDS encoding RecQ family ATP-dependent DNA helicase — MENLELRAEADAILAELVGDPGGSARLREDQWQAVAALVEERRRALVVQRTGWGKSAVYFVATALLRRRGSGPTVIVSPLLALMRNQVESAARAGIRARTINSANPEEWDTIYEEVERGDTDVLLVSPERLNSVDFRDQVLPKLAATTGLLVVDEAHCISDWGHDFRPDYRRLRAMLAELAPGVPVLATTATANARVTADVADQLGTGAGEALVLRGPLDRESLRLGVVQLPDAPHRLAWLAEHLDELPGSGIIYTLTVAAAEEATAFLRQRGFRVASYTGRTENADRLQAEVDLQENRVKALVATSALGMGFDKPDLGFVVHLGSPSSPIAYYQQVGRAGRGVAHADVLLLPGKEDEAIWRYFADTAFPPEAQVRQTLSALAAAGRPLSVPALEAAVDLRRTRLESMLKVLDVDGAVKRVKGGWTATGAEWVYEAERYAWVARQRAAEQQAMRDYASTSQCRMEFLRRQLDDEGAAPCGRCDNCAGAWADTAVSAETLTGATKELDRPGVEVEPRRMWPTGMPALGIDLKGRIPAKEQCSTGRALGRLSDIGWGNRLRPLLAENAPDGPVPDDVLQAAVAVLADWARSPGGWAPNVPDASARPVGVVAVPSLSRPQLVGSLAQGIAAIGHLPFLGTLTYTGPSGAHTARRSNSAQRLRALSGAFVVPEELAASLARTPGPVLLVDDCTDSGWTLAVAARLLRQAGSEQVLPLVLAAAG; from the coding sequence ATGGAAAACCTGGAGCTCCGCGCCGAAGCCGATGCCATCCTCGCCGAGCTCGTCGGCGACCCGGGGGGTTCGGCGCGGCTGCGGGAGGACCAGTGGCAGGCGGTGGCGGCTCTGGTGGAGGAGCGCAGGCGTGCGTTGGTGGTGCAGCGCACGGGATGGGGAAAGTCGGCGGTGTACTTCGTCGCCACCGCGCTGCTGCGCCGCCGTGGCTCCGGGCCCACGGTGATCGTCTCGCCGCTGCTGGCGCTGATGCGTAACCAGGTCGAGTCGGCGGCGCGGGCTGGTATCCGGGCGCGCACCATCAACTCGGCCAACCCGGAGGAGTGGGACACCATCTATGAGGAGGTCGAGCGCGGCGACACGGACGTTCTCCTCGTAAGTCCGGAACGTCTCAACTCTGTTGATTTCCGTGATCAGGTGCTGCCCAAGCTCGCGGCCACCACCGGTCTGCTGGTGGTGGACGAGGCGCACTGCATTTCCGACTGGGGGCATGACTTCCGGCCCGACTACCGCCGGTTGCGGGCGATGCTCGCCGAGCTCGCTCCCGGCGTGCCGGTGCTGGCCACCACCGCGACCGCGAACGCGCGGGTCACCGCGGACGTGGCCGATCAGCTGGGTACCGGTGCCGGTGAAGCCCTGGTGCTGCGCGGCCCGCTCGATCGGGAGAGCCTGCGGCTGGGCGTCGTCCAGCTACCGGACGCCCCGCACCGGCTGGCCTGGCTCGCCGAGCATCTGGACGAGCTGCCGGGCTCCGGGATCATCTACACGCTCACCGTCGCCGCAGCCGAGGAGGCCACCGCCTTCCTGCGGCAGCGCGGCTTCCGCGTCGCCTCGTACACCGGAAGGACGGAGAACGCCGACCGACTGCAGGCCGAGGTCGACCTGCAGGAGAACCGGGTTAAGGCCCTGGTCGCGACTTCGGCCCTGGGCATGGGCTTCGACAAGCCGGACCTTGGCTTCGTGGTCCATCTCGGCTCGCCGTCCTCGCCGATCGCCTACTACCAGCAGGTGGGGCGTGCGGGGCGCGGGGTGGCCCACGCCGATGTGCTGCTGCTGCCGGGCAAGGAGGACGAGGCAATCTGGCGCTACTTCGCCGATACCGCCTTCCCGCCCGAGGCGCAGGTCCGGCAGACCCTCTCGGCCCTCGCGGCTGCGGGACGCCCCCTGTCCGTGCCGGCCCTGGAAGCGGCGGTGGATCTTCGGCGCACTCGTCTGGAGTCGATGCTGAAGGTGCTGGATGTCGACGGCGCGGTCAAGCGGGTGAAGGGTGGCTGGACGGCCACGGGGGCCGAGTGGGTTTACGAGGCCGAACGCTACGCGTGGGTGGCGCGGCAGCGGGCAGCCGAGCAGCAGGCCATGCGCGATTACGCGAGCACGTCCCAGTGCCGGATGGAGTTCCTGCGCCGGCAGCTGGACGACGAGGGAGCGGCCCCGTGCGGCCGTTGCGACAACTGCGCGGGGGCCTGGGCCGATACAGCCGTTTCGGCTGAGACCTTGACGGGTGCGACGAAGGAGCTGGACCGCCCGGGGGTGGAGGTCGAGCCGCGCCGCATGTGGCCCACGGGGATGCCCGCACTGGGCATCGACCTCAAGGGCCGTATCCCGGCCAAGGAGCAGTGCTCCACCGGGCGTGCCCTGGGGCGGCTCTCGGACATCGGCTGGGGCAACCGGCTGCGCCCGCTGCTGGCCGAGAACGCGCCCGATGGGCCGGTCCCGGACGATGTCCTGCAGGCCGCGGTGGCGGTCCTCGCCGACTGGGCGCGCTCCCCGGGCGGCTGGGCGCCGAATGTCCCGGACGCCTCCGCCCGGCCGGTGGGAGTCGTCGCCGTACCGTCCCTGAGCCGCCCGCAACTGGTCGGTTCCCTCGCCCAGGGAATCGCGGCCATCGGCCATCTTCCCTTCCTCGGCACCCTCACGTACACCGGGCCGAGCGGTGCGCACACGGCACGCCGCAGCAATTCGGCCCAACGCCTCAGAGCGCTCTCCGGCGCGTTCGTCGTCCCCGAGGAGCTGGCCGCCTCCCTGGCCCGCACCCCTGGACCCGTCCTGCTCGTGGACGACTGCACCGACTCCGGCTGGACCCTCGCAGTCGCTGCCCGCCTGCTCCGGCAGGCAGGCAGCGAACAGGTACTGCCCCTGGTCCTGGCCGCGGCGGGCTGA
- a CDS encoding DUF4192 domain-containing protein → MNQHHESTGPADEQQITLRGPAELADALPYLMGFHPNDSVIMVALHGGRGRFGGRLRLGIPQSPQEWAPVAEQLAECLIKGSERRGERPDAIVIFLCQDPAEGESGSQIMERLRPLAQRLRTACGALDVPVLEALCISDGRYWSYCCPDERCCPTEGNRMAMPGTSVMAAAAAYAGIQVRGSLREMEARLAPLETSAAAGQQRALDSAGAELMPRLLDEAGREEVARETLGLARQLMKRLREAPVSAPSASDVDDDRLISHDEAAAVILGLQDRETRDRAAEWMEGPEADSALRLWRALSRRCVAPYEEHAAAPLTLAGWVSWSTGDEAGARVALGLALRMDPAYTFAQLLHEACNQGLDPETLRRCLRGERSARTGRHRRRTDRSARPRAARPAATRRKKAPSGSARPESAATRRRSGRATPTRRVSGGEG, encoded by the coding sequence ATGAACCAGCACCACGAATCCACCGGTCCGGCCGATGAGCAGCAGATCACCCTGCGAGGACCTGCCGAGCTCGCCGATGCCCTCCCCTATCTCATGGGGTTCCATCCGAACGACAGCGTGATCATGGTCGCTCTGCACGGCGGCAGGGGCCGCTTCGGCGGCCGGCTCAGGCTCGGCATCCCGCAGTCGCCCCAGGAATGGGCGCCCGTCGCCGAGCAGCTTGCCGAGTGCTTGATCAAGGGGAGCGAGCGGCGTGGGGAGCGCCCCGACGCGATCGTCATCTTCCTCTGCCAGGATCCCGCCGAGGGCGAGTCCGGCAGCCAGATCATGGAGCGGCTGCGGCCACTCGCCCAGCGTCTGCGTACTGCCTGCGGCGCGCTGGACGTACCGGTGCTCGAAGCGCTCTGCATCTCTGACGGCCGGTACTGGTCCTACTGCTGTCCGGACGAGCGCTGCTGCCCGACGGAGGGGAACCGGATGGCCATGCCGGGCACTTCGGTGATGGCCGCCGCTGCCGCCTACGCGGGCATTCAAGTACGCGGATCGTTGCGGGAGATGGAGGCGAGGCTCGCACCACTGGAGACTTCGGCGGCGGCAGGCCAGCAACGCGCACTCGACTCTGCGGGTGCCGAGTTGATGCCCAGGCTCCTCGACGAAGCGGGACGTGAGGAGGTGGCCCGGGAGACCCTGGGCCTTGCCCGGCAGCTCATGAAACGCCTCAGGGAGGCGCCGGTGTCGGCGCCCTCCGCCTCGGACGTCGATGACGACCGGCTGATCAGTCATGACGAGGCAGCCGCAGTGATTCTCGGCCTGCAGGACCGGGAAACCCGCGACAGGGCCGCGGAATGGATGGAAGGTCCGGAAGCCGATTCGGCGTTGCGGCTCTGGCGTGCACTGTCCCGTCGGTGCGTGGCACCGTACGAGGAGCATGCCGCGGCGCCACTGACCCTGGCCGGATGGGTCTCGTGGTCGACGGGCGATGAAGCGGGCGCGCGAGTCGCTTTGGGCCTCGCCCTGCGGATGGATCCCGCTTACACCTTTGCCCAGCTTCTTCACGAGGCGTGCAACCAGGGCCTCGACCCGGAGACCCTGCGCCGTTGCCTGCGCGGGGAGCGCAGTGCGCGAACGGGGCGGCACCGGCGGCGGACGGACCGGAGCGCGCGACCCCGCGCGGCGCGGCCGGCCGCCACCCGCCGGAAGAAGGCCCCGTCCGGCTCCGCCCGTCCCGAATCGGCGGCCACCCGGCGTCGGTCCGGGCGAGCGACCCCCACCCGGCGCGTATCCGGTGGCGAGGGATGA
- a CDS encoding ATP-binding cassette domain-containing protein — protein MLQAIGLTSTPRRGIPAAVDDLTFEARPGRVTALLGAPGSGKTAALRLMLELDPGRGVTYFRGRPMHRIPHPASEVGVLLGDVPGHPARTARGQLRMLCAAAGVPATRADELLELVGLAGLGDQRIGTLSLGMDRRLALASALLGDPHTLVLDDPAEGLTPREGCWLHRLLQARAAQGGTVLYTTTDPKEAARAADHVVVVDGGRLVADQDAGDFSRTRLRPRVAVRTPHAARLAAVVSREARASRRSVEVVTEAGGRLAVYGSTCAEIGDTAFRHGLPVHQLADEIDDPGSIVPRGGTSRGEPAGSTERTDPADPVIPGDPANRADLAGPDGGAGSRDPRPVAKASGPDPAPLIRRRPARGPLHPLRYELRRLLGVRTTTLIMTAVLVVSVGLSVLLARTGHAPLPKVLAAWPSLLPLPPAAVGAGLLGALSFGDEFRYPALAAGRGTVPRRLGLLLAKLVVSAGVAVVLALAVVLVSAETLRLVYGHSWVHVPPNPVSLGASWVALTVGCAWAGLLAAGVFRVTTAGVAAVLAVPVLVVPLVQKVLMAPGSRPVAGLTVRFRELMWPRWPHEADRWVAVVVGVVAHPVGAALVLSLSALVFAYLFTSLHGRARWRSQSAAGSGHAS, from the coding sequence ATGCTCCAGGCCATCGGACTCACCAGCACCCCCCGCCGCGGCATTCCGGCCGCCGTGGACGATCTCACCTTCGAAGCCCGGCCCGGTCGCGTCACCGCGCTTCTGGGCGCCCCCGGCTCCGGCAAGACCGCAGCCCTCCGCCTCATGCTCGAGCTCGACCCGGGGCGGGGGGTCACCTACTTCCGGGGCAGACCGATGCACCGGATCCCGCACCCCGCGAGTGAGGTGGGCGTGCTGCTCGGGGACGTGCCGGGGCACCCCGCCCGTACCGCTCGCGGTCAGCTCCGGATGCTCTGTGCCGCCGCGGGTGTACCTGCGACGCGGGCCGATGAACTGCTCGAGCTCGTAGGTCTCGCCGGACTCGGGGACCAGCGCATCGGCACGCTCTCGCTCGGCATGGACCGACGCCTCGCCCTCGCCTCGGCACTGCTCGGTGATCCGCACACGCTCGTCCTCGACGATCCGGCGGAAGGCCTCACTCCGCGTGAGGGCTGTTGGCTGCACCGGCTGTTGCAGGCCCGTGCGGCCCAGGGCGGGACCGTTCTGTACACCACGACGGACCCCAAGGAGGCCGCGCGGGCCGCCGACCATGTGGTCGTCGTCGACGGCGGTCGCCTTGTCGCCGACCAGGACGCCGGGGACTTCTCGCGGACCCGCCTGCGCCCCCGGGTCGCGGTCCGGACCCCGCACGCGGCCCGCCTCGCGGCGGTCGTCAGCCGAGAGGCCCGAGCGTCCCGGCGCTCGGTCGAGGTGGTCACCGAAGCCGGTGGCCGCCTCGCTGTGTACGGCTCCACCTGCGCGGAAATCGGTGACACTGCGTTCCGCCACGGGCTCCCGGTGCACCAACTGGCCGACGAGATCGACGATCCCGGCTCCATCGTGCCCCGCGGCGGCACGAGCCGCGGAGAACCTGCGGGCTCCACGGAACGCACAGACCCAGCAGATCCAGTGATTCCTGGAGATCCAGCAAATCGCGCAGACCTCGCAGGGCCTGATGGCGGCGCAGGGTCACGCGATCCACGACCGGTCGCGAAGGCGTCGGGTCCGGATCCGGCACCACTCATCCGGCGTCGCCCGGCCCGTGGTCCGCTTCATCCGCTGCGCTACGAACTGCGCCGTCTGCTCGGCGTCAGAACAACAACCTTGATCATGACCGCTGTCCTGGTCGTCTCCGTCGGACTCTCCGTGCTCCTCGCCCGCACCGGCCACGCTCCGTTGCCGAAGGTGCTGGCGGCCTGGCCGTCGCTGCTGCCGCTGCCGCCCGCGGCGGTCGGGGCCGGACTGCTCGGCGCCCTCTCGTTCGGTGACGAATTCCGCTACCCCGCGCTTGCCGCGGGCCGAGGCACCGTCCCGCGCCGCCTGGGGCTGCTTCTGGCCAAACTGGTGGTGTCCGCGGGCGTCGCCGTGGTGCTCGCTCTGGCCGTCGTACTGGTCTCCGCCGAAACCCTTCGCCTCGTGTACGGCCACAGTTGGGTCCATGTCCCGCCGAATCCGGTTTCCCTCGGTGCGAGTTGGGTGGCGCTGACCGTGGGCTGTGCCTGGGCGGGCCTCTTGGCCGCCGGGGTCTTCAGGGTGACGACGGCCGGCGTCGCGGCGGTGCTTGCCGTTCCTGTACTTGTTGTACCGCTTGTCCAGAAGGTGCTGATGGCGCCGGGATCCCGTCCGGTCGCCGGGCTTACGGTCCGATTCCGCGAGCTGATGTGGCCGCGCTGGCCGCATGAGGCGGACCGATGGGTGGCAGTCGTCGTGGGCGTCGTGGCGCATCCGGTGGGGGCCGCATTGGTGTTGTCGCTGTCGGCCCTGGTCTTCGCCTATCTGTTCACCAGCCTTCATGGCAGGGCTCGTTGGCGGTCTCAGAGCGCCGCCGGATCGGGTCACGCCTCGTAA
- a CDS encoding FadR/GntR family transcriptional regulator, translating to MSTLAHTMMTAARSADSGLAGPGELDRYPYTEAPAGERAALRSWDGPDVDLGRVSRRGSASRGRGLHGQLVQQLGQMIVSGDLGADRPLVPEEIGQRFEVSRTVVRESLRVLEAKGLVSARPNVGTRVRPVSDWNLLDPDIIEWRAFGPQREDQRRELGELRWTIEPLAARLAAGHGREDIQQRLGDMVEIMGHAVGQGDAITCSRADAEFHSLLIQAAGNRMLEHLSGIVSAALQVSGGPVTGCDRPGEASLGHHARIVDALASGDAAGAEAAMRQLLVVHPEVERVVPAPREH from the coding sequence GTGAGTACCCTTGCGCACACCATGATGACCGCCGCCCGCTCCGCCGATTCCGGCCTCGCCGGCCCGGGTGAACTCGATCGCTACCCGTACACGGAGGCGCCGGCCGGCGAGCGTGCCGCTCTTCGTTCCTGGGACGGCCCCGACGTCGACCTCGGCCGGGTGAGCCGACGGGGCTCGGCCAGCCGGGGCCGCGGCCTCCACGGCCAACTCGTTCAGCAGCTGGGTCAGATGATCGTTTCCGGTGACCTGGGCGCCGACCGTCCTCTGGTGCCGGAGGAGATCGGTCAGCGTTTCGAGGTCTCCCGCACCGTAGTACGCGAATCACTGCGTGTTCTCGAGGCCAAAGGCCTGGTCAGCGCCCGGCCCAATGTGGGCACCCGGGTCCGCCCCGTCAGCGACTGGAACCTGCTGGATCCCGACATCATCGAATGGCGTGCCTTCGGTCCTCAGCGCGAGGACCAGCGTCGCGAGCTCGGGGAGCTCCGGTGGACGATCGAGCCCCTCGCCGCGCGCCTCGCTGCGGGCCATGGCCGCGAGGACATCCAGCAGCGCCTCGGCGACATGGTGGAGATCATGGGACACGCGGTCGGGCAGGGGGATGCGATCACCTGCTCCCGGGCCGATGCGGAGTTCCACTCCCTGCTCATCCAGGCGGCGGGCAATCGCATGCTGGAGCACCTCTCCGGCATCGTTTCCGCGGCACTGCAGGTCTCGGGCGGCCCGGTCACGGGCTGTGACCGTCCCGGCGAGGCATCCCTCGGCCACCACGCCCGGATCGTCGATGCCCTCGCGTCCGGTGATGCAGCGGGCGCCGAAGCGGCCATGCGTCAACTGCTCGTCGTCCACCCCGAGGTGGAGCGTGTGGTGCCCGCGCCCCGCGAGCACTGA